The proteins below come from a single Triticum aestivum cultivar Chinese Spring chromosome 5D, IWGSC CS RefSeq v2.1, whole genome shotgun sequence genomic window:
- the LOC123125298 gene encoding putative UDP-rhamnose:rhamnosyltransferase 1, with protein MAETGEATATARSSSPLHVVVFPWLAFGHIIPYMELSEQLARRGHAVTFVSTPRNLARLRPVPEGLRPRVRLLPLPMPTVDGLPDGAESTADVPPEKGDLLKAAFDGLAAPFAGFLAGACAGDGGEGEGATGFGKKPDWIFVDFAHHWLPRIAEQHKVPCALFSIFPAVFIAFAGTKAVNEARPRVTAEDLTAQPPWIPFPTPIAHRLYEAEQMVYVFRPNASGVCDAFRFWETERQCPLFILRSCREVDGALCPLIADLFGKPLALSGLLAPYDAARAAQEAGGEGDDEETASLMRWLDEQPARSVLYVAFGSEAPLTPDNVRELAAGLELSGARFLWALRETSAPLLPDDGFQERVAGRGVVRAGWVPQVRVLAHGAVGAFLTHAGWSSLMESFLFGHPLVMLPLFADQGLTARVMAARGVGLEVPRDGRDGSFGRADLASTVRRVMAREDEEGRALARNAREFQEMLCDRAKQEEYVDELVEHLRRLP; from the exons ATGGCGGAAACCGGAGAGGCCACCGCGACCGCGCGGTCTTCTTCGCCTCTCCACGTCGTGGTGTTCCCGTGGCTCGCCTTCGGCCACATCATCCCCTACATGGAGCTCTCGGAGCAGCTGGCGCGGCGCGGGCACGCCGTCACCTTTGTGTCCACGCCGAGGAACCTCGCCAGGCTGCGGCCCGTCCCCGAGGGCCTCCGCCCCcgcgtccgcctcctccccctgccaATGCCGACCGTCGACGGGCTACCCGACGGCGCCGAGTCCACGGCCGACGTCCCGCCCGAGAAGGGCGACCTCCTCAAGGCCGCGTTCGACGGGCTCGCCGCCCCTTTCGCCGGCTTTCTCGCGGGAGCCTGCGCCGGCGACGGCGGGGAGGGCGAGGGCGCGACGGGGTTCGGCAAGAAGCCCGACTGGATCTTCGTCGACTTCGCGCACCACTGGCTCCCGCGCATAGCTGAACAGCACAAG GTACCGTGCGCGCTCTTCTCCATCTTCCCGGCGGTGTTCATCGCATTCGCCGGCACGAAGGCGGTGAACGAGGCGCGCCCGCGGGTGACGGCAGAGGACCTGACGGCCCAGCCGCCGTGGATCCCGTTCCCGACCCCCATCGCCCACCGCCTTTACGAGGCCGAGCAGATGGTCTACGTTTTCCGGCCCAACGCCTCCGGCGTATGCGACGCCTTCCGCTTCTGGGAGACGGAGCGGCAATGCCCGCTCTTCATCCTGCGCAGCTGCCGCGAGGTCGACGGCGCGCTCTGCCCCCTCATCGCCGACCTCTTCGGCAAGCCCCTCGCCCTTTCCGGCCTCCTCGCTCCATACGACGCCGCGCGAGCCGCCCAAGAagccggcggcgagggcgacgacgAGGAGACCGCGAGCCTCATGCGCTGGCTGGACGAGCAGCCGGCGAGGTCGGTGCTCTACGTCGCGTTCGGGAGCGAGGCGCCGCTGACCCCGGACAACGTGCGCGAGCTGGCGGCCGGGCTGGAGCTGTCCGGCGCGCGGTTCCTCTGGGCGCTGCGGGAGACCAGCGCCCCGCTGCTCCCCGACGACGGGTTCCAGGAGCGCGTGGCCGGGCGCGGCGTCGTGCGCGCCGGGTGGGTGCCGCAGGTGCGCGTGCTGGCGCACGGCGCGGTGGGCGCGTTCCTGACGCACGCCGGGTGGAGCTCGCTCATGGAGAGCTTCCTGTTCGGGCACCCGCTGGTGATGCTCCCGCTGTTCGCCGACCAGGGCCTCACGGCGCGCGTCATGGCGGCGAGGGGGGTCGGGCTGGAGGTGCCCAGGGACGGGCGCGACGGCTCGTTCGGCCGGGCCGACCTCGCCAGCACGGTGCGGCGGGTGATGGCGCGGGAGGACGAGGAAGGGAGGGCGCTCGCGCGCAACGCCAGGGAGTTCCAGGAGATGCTCTGCGACCGGGCCAAGCAGGAGGAGTACGTCGACGAGCTCGTGGAGCACCTGCGGCGGCTGCCATAG
- the LOC123122422 gene encoding myosin heavy chain IB: MDRYQRVEKPREEVPIKENEIRITTQGRMRNYITYATTLFQDKGCDEVVFKAMGRAINKTVMIAELIKRRIVGLHQNTATESTDITDTWEPLEEGLLPLETTRHVSMITITLSKKELDTSSVGYQSPLPADKVKPFVEYENEEDAHSPPGRGRGRGRGRGRGMGRGRDARGNGYMEYADGGWENEHAPTYAGNGYADHGPAYEGNGYARGRGRGFRGRGRRGGYGGQPDYQHDGGYYDEAPAPPRGGGRGFRGRGRRGGYGGGQPDYQQDGGYYEEAPFPAPAGGRGRGRGRGRGGPARGRGRGGNANGNMVYAAASGA, translated from the exons ATGGATCGGTACCAGAGGGTGGAGAAGCCGCGGGAGGAGGTGCCCATCAAGGAGAACGAGATCCGCATCACCACCCAGGGCAGGATGCGCAACTACATCACCTACGCCACCACCCTCTTCCAG GATAAGGGTTGCGATGAAGTTGTATTCAAGGCGATGGGAAGGGCCATAAACAAAACTGTGATGATTGCAGAATTGATCAAG AGGAGAATTGTGGGTCTCCATCAAAACACTGCCACTGAATCCACTGATATTACTGACACATGGGAGCCACTGGAGGAAGGCCTACTTCC GCTTGAGACAACAAGGCATGTGTCTATGATTACTATAACTCTTTCAAAGAAGGAGCTGGACACGTCATCTGTCGG ATACCAATCTCCTCTGCCTGCTGACAAGGTGAAGCCGTTTGttgaatacgagaatgaagaag ATGCGCACTCACCTcctgggcgaggaagaggccgtgGCCGAGGCCGTGGAAGGGGAATGGGAAGGGGTAGAGATGCACGTG GGAATGGATACATGGAGTATGCTGATGGTGGATGGGAAAATGAGCATGCTCCTACCTATGCAGGCAATGGGTATGCTGACCATGGTCCAGCTTATGAGGGTAATGGGTATGCTCGTGGTAGAGGCCGTGGTTTCAGGGGCCGTGGCAGAAGAGGTGGCTATGGTGGTCAGCCTGATTATCAGCATGATGGAGGGTATTATGATGAGGCACCAGCGCCACCCCGAGGTGGGGGCCGTGGTTTCAGGGGGCGTGGCAGGAGAGGCGGCTATGGTGGTGGCCAGCCTGATTATCAGCAAGACGGAGGTTATTACGAGGAGGCTCCTTTTCCTGCACCAGCTGGAG GTCGTGGTCGAGGCCGTGGCCGTGGGAGAGGCGGCCCAGCTCGGGGCAGAGGGCGCGGTGGCAATGCCAATGGCAACATGGTGTATGCCGCCGCTTCGGGCGCATAA
- the LOC123122423 gene encoding aspartyl protease family protein 1, whose protein sequence is MGAAVRALLLLALVAAGAEALSLDVHHRYSATVRGWAGLRTGPAPGTAEYYAALAGHDDLRRRSLSLAAAVAPAPGPGGPFAFADGNDTYRLNAFGFLHYAVVALGTPNVTFLVALDTGSDLFWVPCDCLKCAPLSSPEYGNLKFDVYSPRKSSTSRKVPCSSSLCDLQTQCNSAASKSCPYSIEYLSDNTSSKGVLIEDVLYLASESGKSKITQAPITFGCGQVQTGSFLGSAAPNGLLGLGMDSKSVPSLLASQGVAANSFSMCFGEDGHGRINFGDTGSADQLETPLNIYKHNPYYNISIIGAMAGGKTFSTKFSAVVDSGTSFTALSDPMYTEITSAFDKQVKEKRNQADSSLPFEYCYTISAKGALSHPNISLTAKGGSIFPVNDPIITITDISSSPVGYCLAIMKSEGVNLIGENFMSGLKVVFDRERLVLGWKSFNCYSVDHSSKLPVSPNPSAVPPKPASGPGSSNPEAAKRPSPNITQIDVAKPSSGSSVHFHFSRTFFAAIAPLLLLAIL, encoded by the exons ATGGGCGCGGCGGTGCGGGCTCTGCTGCTTCTGGCCCTCGTGGCGGCGGGGGCGGAGGCGCTGAGCCTGGACGTCCACCACCGGTACTCGGCCACGGTGCGGGGGTGGGCGGGGCTGCGCACCGGGCCGGCGCCGGGCACGGCCGAGTACTACGCCGCGCTGGCGGGCCACGACGACCTCCGCCGCCGCTCGCTCTCCCTCGCCGCGGCCGTCGCCCCTGCGCCAGgacccggcgggccgttcgccttCGCCGACGGCAACGACACGTACCGCCTCAACGCCTTCGGATT CTTGCACTACGCGGTGGTGGCGCTGGGGACGCCGAACGTGACGTTCCTGGTGGCGCTCGACACCGGCAGCGACCTCTTCTGGGTCCCCTGCGACTGCCTCaagtgcgcccccctctcctcgccAGAATACGGG AATTTGAAGTTCGACGTGTACAGCCCGCGCAAGTCGAGCACGAGCCGGAAGGTCCCCTGCAGCAGCAGCCTGTGCGATCTCCAGACCCAATGCAACAGCGCCGCAAGCAAGAGCTGCCCCTACAGCATCGAGTACCTGTCGGACAACACGTCGTCCAAGGGGGTGCTCATCGAGGACGTCCTATACCTTGCGAGCGAGTCCGGGAAGTCCAAGATCACCCAGGCCCCCATAACATTCGG CTGTGGACAGGTCCAGACGGGGTCGTTTCTAGGCAGTGCCGCGCCGAACGGCCTGCTCGGGCTCGGCATGGACAGCAAGTCGGTGCCGAGTCTGCTGGCGAGCCAAGGAGTCGCCGCCAATTCCTTCTCCATGTGCTTTGGGGAAGATGGTCATGGCAGGATCAACTTCGGGGACACGGGAAGCGCCGACCAGCTGGAAACTCCGCTGAACATTTACAAACACAA TCCCTACTACAACATTAGCATCATAGGAGCTATGGCGGGAGGTAAAACGTTCAGCACAAAATTCAGCGCAGTCGTGGACTCCGGTACCTCGTTCACGGCTCTCTCCGACCCAATGTATACCGAGATTACCAGCGCT TTCGATAAACAAGTCAAAGAGAAGAGAAATCAGGCCGATTCTTCGCTGCCGTTTGAATATTGCTACACCATAAG TGCCAAGGGAGCTCTTAGTCATCCAAACATAAGCCTGACGGCGAAAGGTGGCAGTATATTTCCTGTCAATGATCCAATAATCACCATAACGGACATTTCTTCG AGCCCTGTTGGCTATTGCTTGGCTATTATGAAGAGTGAAGGTGTTAACTTGATTGGGG AGAACTTCATGTCCGGGCTCAAGGTGGTGTTCGACCGTGAGAGGCTGGTCTTGGGATGGAAATCTTTCAACT GCTACAGCGTCGACCACTCTAGCAAGCTTCCGGTGAGCCCGAACCCCTCGGCCGTCCCTCCGAAACCCGCCTCTGGACCAGGCAGCTCAAACCCCGAAGCTGCGAAGCGCCCTTCGCCGAACATCACCCAGATCGACGTGGCCAAGCCTTCGTCCGGATCGTCGGTCCACTTCCATTTCAGCAGGACCTTCTTCGCCGCCATCGCTCCACTGCTCCTCCTTGCCATTCTTTGA